Part of the Desulfomonilaceae bacterium genome is shown below.
TCAAGATGCTCAGGGCTGGTGGCCGGGGGGGTGTGGTAATCAAGAACACCTTCCTCTCCAACACCGATAATGCCTCGGTGAGCCTGCGGAAGCTCCTGTTGGAAAGCTGCAACCTCTATACCGTACTCGACTGCCCCGGCGGTGCCTTCCAGGGGGCGGGCGTCAAAACAGTGGTGCTATTTTTCGAGAAGGGATCGCCGACACGCAAGGTCTGGTTTTACAAGCTCGACCCCGGCCGTAACTTGGGCAAGACCAACCCGCTCAACGATGACGACCTCAAGGAGTTCATCAGACTGCAAAAGACCTTCGCAGATTCTCCGAAGAGTTGGAGCGTGGAAGCAACGAGCATCGACTCGGCGACATTTGATCTTTCAGTTAGAAATCCGAACGGCGGCGACGAAGTGGCCCACCGCAGCCCTCAGGAAATCATGGATGAGATTGTTGCGCTGGATGCCGAGAGCGCGAAAGTGCTGCGGAATATCAGAGGGCTGTTATGAAATTGGGCTGGCAGAAGAGAACCTTGGCTGAGCTGTGCCAAGTCAAGCCCCCAAAATCGGAGGCACGTGAAAGAGTGGTTCCGGATGGCCTGGTGTCCTTTGTACCAATGGAAGATTTGGGAATTGAACGGAAATTCGTGAATCCGAGGCAAATAAGGACACTTGCGTCTGTGGCTGGCAGCTACACCTACTTTGCTGATGGTGACGTGCTTCTGGCCAAGATTACCCCCTGTTTCGAAAACGGGAAACTAGGAATCGCGAATGCACTGAGCAACGGAATTGGTTTCGGATCGAGCGAGTTCATTGTCTTTCGGCCCTGTGCAAACTTGAACAGCGAGTTTCTTTATTACTACCTGTCACGCTCCGACTTTAGGAAAGAGGGCTCAGATCGAATGGGTGGGGCAGTTGGACATCAGCGAGTTCCGAAGGAGTTTATTGAAAGCTACCCGATTGTTATTCCCCCCCTCCCGGAACAGCACCGAATCGTCGGTATCCTTGACGAAGCGTTTGAGGGCATCGCTACCGCCAAAGCGAACGGCGAAAAGAATCTACAAAATTCCCGTGCCCTTTTTGAAAGCCACCTGCAATCGGTCTTCACCTATCGTGGCAAGGGGTGGAAGAAAGAGCGAATCGGTGCATTGACGCATCTGGCCCGAGGGCATAATCCGCCGAAGAGCAAATTTTCACCTCAACCTAAACCGGGATACGTTCGGTTCTATCAGATTCGTGATGGTGGAACTGATGACTACGCTGTTTATGTACCTGACACGCCCCAACTGCATAAGATGAAGCCTGATGACATTATGATGGTTGCGTACCGGCACGTCGGAAGAGTTTTTCGCGGTGTTTCTGGTGCCTTCAACGTAGCTTTGTGCAAGATAAGCAATGCGAGGAGAGACCTGCTCAATGATGACTACCTATTTCATATTATTCCCTCGTGCTACGTGAAAGGGGAGTTGTTGAAAAGATCGGAACGCTCACTGATTCCATCGATGTCGATCGAGCATTTGCGTGAACTTGAGATACCTTTACCGCCCTTGCGTGAACAGCAACGAATTGTTGAGAGCATCAAATCGCTTTCCACTGAAACCCAACGTCTTGAAGCCATCTACCAGCAGAAGCTCGTAGCTCTGGAAGAACTCAAGAAGGCTCTATTGCACCAAGCTTTCAAAGGCCAGCTTTAGGAACGTGCTATGAATGAAGCCGAAACCCGAGCCGAACATATTGATCCCGCCCTGAAAGCGGCTGGCTGGGGTGCTGTGGAGGGGAGCCGCATTCGTCGCGAGATGATTACACCAGGTCGAATTATGGGTTCCGGAAAGCGTGGCGAGCCGGAGGTCGCCGATTATGTGCTGATGTACCGCAACCACAAGCTGGCGGTCATTGAGGCAAAGGCTTGGGAGAAACCCTACACCGAAGGGGTGGCACAGGCCAAGGCTTATGCCCAGAAACTGGCTGTTCGCTTTGCCTATTCGACAAACGGGCAAAAGATTTATGGCGTTGATATGCTCACTGGGCAGGAAGGGGATGTGGCAGAGTATCCCTCTCCAATTGAACTTTGGAGCATGACCTTCGCCGAAGCAAACGCGTGGCGTGACCGCTTCGCCGCTGTTCCATTCGAGGACAGAGGCGGGTACTTCCTGGGACGCTACTACCAAGACATCGCCATAGAGAGAGTGTTGGAGGCTATTGCCGAAGGACAGCAGCGAATCCTACTGACGCTCGCCACTGGTACGGGCAAGACCTTCATCGCCTTCCAAATCGCCTGGAAACTTTTCCACAGCCGCTGGAACCTTAGTCGTGAACCAAACCGCCGGCCTCGTATCCTATTCCTCGCTGACCGAAACATCCTGGCCGACCAGGCATATAACGCCTTCTCCGCTTTCCCAGAGGATGCGCTGGTGAGGATTGGTCCGCAGGATATCCGGAAGAGGGGCAGGGTACCGAAGAACGGCAGTCTATTTTTCACGATCTTTCAAACATTTATGAGTGGACCGCCCAAAGACGGCCGGCCTTCGCCCTATTTCGGTGAGTATCCCTCGGATTTCTTTGATTTCATTGTGATAGATGAATGCCATCGCGGTGGGGCTAACGATGAGAGCAATTGGCGAGGTATCCTCGAATATTTCGCACCGGCAGTACAACTCGGTCTGACAGCCACACCCAAACGTAAGGACAATGTCGACACCTATGCCTACTTTGGGGAGCCAGTCTACGTCTATTCGCTCAAAGACGGGATCAACGACGGCTTCCTTACACCGTTCCGGGTGAAGCAGATCTCCACAACGCTGGACCAGTATATCTACACGTCCGACGACCAACTAATCGAGGGCGAGATTGAAACGGGTAAACTCTACACCGAAGCTGATTTCAATAAGATCATTGAGATTAGGGAACGTGAGGCATACAGGGTGGGGCTCTTCATGCAGGAGGTTGACCAGCGAGAAAAAACG
Proteins encoded:
- a CDS encoding restriction endonuclease subunit S, whose protein sequence is MKLGWQKRTLAELCQVKPPKSEARERVVPDGLVSFVPMEDLGIERKFVNPRQIRTLASVAGSYTYFADGDVLLAKITPCFENGKLGIANALSNGIGFGSSEFIVFRPCANLNSEFLYYYLSRSDFRKEGSDRMGGAVGHQRVPKEFIESYPIVIPPLPEQHRIVGILDEAFEGIATAKANGEKNLQNSRALFESHLQSVFTYRGKGWKKERIGALTHLARGHNPPKSKFSPQPKPGYVRFYQIRDGGTDDYAVYVPDTPQLHKMKPDDIMMVAYRHVGRVFRGVSGAFNVALCKISNARRDLLNDDYLFHIIPSCYVKGELLKRSERSLIPSMSIEHLRELEIPLPPLREQQRIVESIKSLSTETQRLEAIYQQKLVALEELKKALLHQAFKGQL
- a CDS encoding DEAD/DEAH box helicase family protein → MNEAETRAEHIDPALKAAGWGAVEGSRIRREMITPGRIMGSGKRGEPEVADYVLMYRNHKLAVIEAKAWEKPYTEGVAQAKAYAQKLAVRFAYSTNGQKIYGVDMLTGQEGDVAEYPSPIELWSMTFAEANAWRDRFAAVPFEDRGGYFLGRYYQDIAIERVLEAIAEGQQRILLTLATGTGKTFIAFQIAWKLFHSRWNLSREPNRRPRILFLADRNILADQAYNAFSAFPEDALVRIGPQDIRKRGRVPKNGSLFFTIFQTFMSGPPKDGRPSPYFGEYPSDFFDFIVIDECHRGGANDESNWRGILEYFAPAVQLGLTATPKRKDNVDTYAYFGEPVYVYSLKDGINDGFLTPFRVKQISTTLDQYIYTSDDQLIEGEIETGKLYTEADFNKIIEIREREAYRVGLFMQEVDQREKTLVFCATQDHALAVRDLINQIKTCSDPNYCQRVTANDGSLGEQHLRDFQDNEKTIPTILTTSQKLSTGVDARNIRNIVLMRPINSIIEFKQIIGRGTRLYDGKDYFTIYDFVEAHHHFNDPEWDGEPIEQEPTGPRQPKPEETGNGDDIGKPDEESVRRQKAKVKLADGKDRTIQHMICTSFWHPDGKPMSSHQFMELLFGKLPDFFKDEDELRALWSEPDTRKKLLDGLAEKGFGKDQLAEMQRIIDAEKSDLFDVLAYVAYALPPLTRGERAATAKIGISGQFNSKQQAFLDFVLVHYVSVGVEELDGEKLTPLLRLKYHDSITDAVADLGRPEVIRQVFTGFQRYLYQQKTAA